Proteins from a single region of Centropristis striata isolate RG_2023a ecotype Rhode Island chromosome 9, C.striata_1.0, whole genome shotgun sequence:
- the LOC131978395 gene encoding spindlin-1-like, with the protein MSKKRGRKRSSGELSDTLTPDPNSILGVRIQHNWREKGNQSKWKGTVLDRLSVNPSLFMVKYDGFDCVYGIELFKDDRVSNLQVLSENVVNNKIKIPPGAEELVGKAVEHLFEKEDGEKNEWRGMVLSRAPIMTNWYYITYEKDPVLYMYQLWDDYADGDLRILPEAENKHLLPADRKPGEETESLVGKQVEYVTDKGVKRTGLVIYQVPAKPSVYYIKYDDDFHIHVYDLVKTT; encoded by the exons ATGTCCAAGAAAAGGGGCAG AAAGCGGAGTAGTGGGGAGCTGAGTGACACATTGACCCCGGATCCAAACAGCATTCTGGGAGTCCGTATTCAGCATAACTGGCGTGAGAAGGGGAACCAGAGCAAATGGAAGGGGACCGTCCTGGACCGGCTCAGTGTGAACCCGTCCCTCTTCATGGTGAAGTATGACGGCTTCGACTGCGTCTACGGCATCGAGCTGTTCAAAGACGACCGAGTGTCCAACCTGCAGGTCCTTTCAGAAAATGTTG TAAACAACAAGATCAAGATCCCTCCAGGGGCGGAGGAGCTGGTGGGCAAAGCTGTGGAGCATCTTTTTGAAAAGGAGGACGGGGAGAAGAACGAGTGGAGAGGCATGGTCCTCTCCAGAGCTCCCATCATGACCAACTGGTATTATATCACTTATGAAAAGGACCCCGTACTTTATATGTACCAGCTGTGGGACGACTATGCTGACGGAGACCTCAGGATTCTGCCTGAAGCAG AAAACAAACACCTGTTGCCTGCAGACAGGAagccaggagaggagacagagagtcTGGTGGGGAAACAGGTGGAGTATGTTACTGATAAGGGCGTGAAGAGAACAGGCCTGGTCATCTACCAGGTCCCAGCCAAGCCCTCGGTCTACTATATCAAATATGATGATGACTTTCATATCCATGTCTATGACCTGGTGAAAACCACCTAG